The DNA segment GAGTCGTCACAACCCCAAAATTACCcaactctgtaagcaagtgatagaaccgacttgtcatgtctcccaacgattccttatccatacacgtgaagccatcgaattctttcttgagtaggtCGTGTCGCagttgacgtgttgcttcattacCTACCCCTCTGGTCTTCAACGCATCCCACAACTTCTTCGTTGTTTTGAAACTAACAAACTGAtggtagatatctttgcttaacgcttgagtaagaatggcgtatgctttcttttccagatcatacgtcttcttttgatcttcaggaagatcggcaaacgtggCGGCAGATGAAGCGGCAACCTCTAttgtttgatcgaaatctgtagtgAAATGTAACCACAATTCTGTATTTTGCCCTAGCACGTAAGTGTAGAAcctatcaacccatcccggatattcgtttaggtgcatcaactttggaggtcgattcaagcTTCCGGTTTCGCTCTCGCTTAATAAAATGCTTTGAATACTGGGCGTCTGATTTGATACAAAAGCCCATTGACCGGTAGTTATAGCATTTGCTTGCGAAGAAGTAGATACGGGAGATTCGGCCCACGAGGGAGATGAACTAGTATTCCTGTACTTTCCCTCATCTGGAgatggagttccccaccaacttggattcatTTTAAATGCTTGATGATATCAACACACTTGAAACAGACGATTAAAAACACTTATGTaactatattttttttaattatttttttaaaaaaaaattgacgaAACAAGGATCCGACGAAATAGGTCTTGAATGTCGATGAAACAGAAGCCCAAACAGAACCCCAATTTTATGTTGTGCGAGCCCAATACTTCTTGTGCGACTAATCAGATCTTGTGCGCGTAAACAAATCTTGTGCGATTAAAATATCTTGTGCGAGCAGACAAAGACTTGTGCGATTAAAATATCTTGTGCGAGCCCACTAACTTGTGCAATTATATATCTTGTGCAAATAAATCACTTTGTGCGACTGGAGCCCAAAAGAAGTCCAACAGAAGCCCACTTGAAGGTCCAATATAATCAGAACCCCACATCGGAATCCAGTTCTTGTGAGATCCCAATATCTTGTGCGACCAACTGAATGTTGTGGGATTGAATATTTTAAGCAACTAATTATATTGACTTTCTATCCTCCTGACACAAAGTAAGGTTACTTTTACAACACAACTTTCGGCTCTCTTCACTGTTTCCAAGTAAACATCATGATGCCTTGTACACAACTTCCAACCTTAACATTATATTTAATAACTACAATAATTCAAACCCAAATCAGATCAAAACAAGGATAATGTTCACAAACAAATATGAAGATGAGATGAATACACGAGGAACAACCCAGAAAGTTTAAATTTTCCGGCAAAATTATGAGTTTTCCGGTGAACCGGCAAATTTCCGAACACAAATTTTTTGCAAGAAACTTCACTAAAAACCAACTTTTAACATGTGAAAATGAAGAATGAAGTGGTTTTTATAAGAACTTTCAGCAAAATACCAGAATTTTCGAGATTTAAGActaattttcagaaaaatatgAACTTCAAAAATCTGAAACACACCCGAAAActactcggttttaacaaggagaagagccaaggctctgataccacttgtaggtccggctagggggggatctagtcgcctaatccttgtgtacgaacacacccggttgtgcggaatccaaccggagatGCAAACCGAGTTAGAACACGACAAGAACACGAGAAGGAGACCgagactcaacgattaacactAATGCATTAATACTTGAAACAGTTACAAATCAATGTTTACAAATTAATCTTTGCAAACTCTCACTAGTTCACTCGGTTGAATGTTCTTGCTTGCTGCCCTCCTTCTCTCTTCTGTGTGTGTGGGTTATCTCTTGTCAGTGTATATTCTGCCCCTTGTGCACCGCCACACACAAGTGATTTGTTTACAAATATATATGCTGCACTTGTGCGATTTGTTATAGGGTTCGGCCCAATGTTTGATGTTCTGGCCCAACTGAAATAGCCCAACATGCATTCTGTCTTAAGGTTGATTGGCCCAAGCTTCTTTACGTACATGTGAATCACAAATATTCAGATTTGTAAAGTTAGTCAAAtttgtgacatcatcatgacatcatcatgatgatgtcatgatgatgtggtGGCGGGAACTGGCTCGCGGCgcttcgtgcttcgcgtgtcgaactttGGAACACACGatggaggaatgtcgtgacgtcgggcttgagccgaagcTAACCGGGTCGAACCGAACCGCGTTGAACCGAGCcaagtcgcgtccacataatatgtatcaacaggGGTAGAGACATTTCTCTATTGATAACCTAACAGGAAAAACACTTAATGATCAATGTACTTTCACATTCCGATTATCGTGTAGAATTGGTATTTATGATTTCATTTGAGATACACTAGAACTAGTAAAAACATGAAATAGGTAAAACAATACAAATTGAAAAATGCTAAAATAATAGCTAACATTCCATCGAATGCTAAAAAACAATGGGTAACATTCCACAAAAAAAATATCTTGGTATTTCTTATAAATTACCATAAACACGTCTATGGATGTAAAATATAAGCCGAGTCAATCTCACGTTAAAATATACTTGAGCTCGGTTCATATAAAATTGTCTTTAACATAATGTAAAAAATCAAACCTAACTTAATTGTTTAATGAATAACCAGCTACACAAGAGAAAGCTAACGTGGCTATTGCTTACAACTTCTAAGTTCTTTTAAGTTATATGCATCTACTATATTTCTAGATAGTGCATCAAGTATAATTAGCCCAATGACATCTCATCTTCAACATTCTTATAAAATCAATTGGGCAAAATATCATATTAATATTGCAGCCCACAAATTTCCATTCAATTCCAAATTCATATTCTGGCTCCACGTACGAATGAGATTTCAAGATGACATTAAGTGATTTGACTTTTGTTaatttacatacatgcatacgtaGGAACTTACAAATATGATATGAGAACATACCTAATAGTCGATGAAGAAAAGTAGAGAGAAGAGTTTGTGGGGTTGTGCCGTATGCGACTAATGATGAAAGGGAAAAGAATAGTTTGCGTACGTTTAGAAAACTATATCCTAAAATTTCTAGGTTTTGTTTCATTTAAATGGTAATAGGTGATTGCTTTCTTAAAATTTGGACtactatatatttatttttatatacttaactattttaaaaaagtaaaaaaatatatttgGGTTTTTAAATCGAATATATatttgaaattttgtttgatatttaaaagaacgaacacgaacaaacgaacataaacgaacacaaatgaacataaacgaacatatatgaacgaacataaacgaacattcatgaacataacgaacgaacaaagcatgtgttcatgtttgttcatttagttaaatgaacaaatatTTTTGTTCatgattaaatgaacgaacataaacaaacttctTGCCGAACAtattcatgaactgttcatgaacgttcgattcatttacaggcctaattagtggggagttgacgtggcgcgtgctgattggctgtgggtaagagaggtcactcccagtgccccttacacccttacaGAGGTGAACAGGTGCATTAAATGATTGCAACCCTTGATAAAACATCATGACAGTTGGAGGTTGTAACTACCCAAACTATCAACTGACAGTTATATTATGTTTCTTGTTGATCAAATATGCTACTTATGCTACTGAAGGACAAATTTGATGTTGTTGAACACATTCGACGTTCATGAGCAAAGTCATAAACTTCAATTTTGATGCCGATGACCAAATATGGTACCGAAGCCCAAATTTGGAACCCAAGACCAAAGTTACCACTGATCTTCATTCAATTCAATATCAAATATCAATCCTATACAACACTGCCATTCCAAAACAACTTTTAAGAAAACATAAAGTTACAAGATTCTAATTCATTACATTACATCATGAGAACTTAGAATAAGAAATACAATAACTTGAACATGCAAATTGTTTATTTTTTAGCTAATGAAATGACAAAATTAAAGAATCTTGTCTTGGTATTACAAAGGTGTTTGGCCACATGTTTCTTATACTTCTTAAATAGTTCGTCAATAATGGATTTATCGAAATGCGATGTCAACAAGGGTTCTGTAAAAGCTCTGACTGCTTTAGCTGTGTTTTCCCCATGGATTTGGCTGGGGCCATCAAAATCATTCAAATTTTTGTAATCCATGTCTTGTGGATCCCAGTTGACGTGAAAAGTAGTCGATCTTTCGAGAGAAAACGATCCCTCATTTTGGATAACATTCCTAACTTCATCCTCGCATGGATAATAAATAGGCACATTGAATGATTTTATATCTAACTCACGAACCAGCCCCTGTGGTTTTTGTTAAAGCATACATATATAGAATTAGTTTTGGTGAAGCAAAGTGGAATAACTAAGTCACTAAGACCTCATAAGGAAATATCGTTTATGTAGTTTTGAGTTTTAATTTCTTATACCTCTTTTACCATGTCCAGAAGTGATTGTGCAAGTAGCTCCCATAGACGGCAACTCTCGTCACTAGATGGATCAACAACACTCCGACCAACAAATGTTAAAACCATGCGCCCACCACATACAATTTCCTCGGCGCGTATTTGTAGAAACTTTGTGAAGTCGGTCTTAAATTGCTCCCCATATGCTTCGAACACATTCGGGGGACTCGTTTTTGCCATGTATATATTTAATGCATTACTTTCAAGGCCATCTGGTACCTATAGAATATTGCATGCCGTAGTTTATCATTGATAAAAACGTGTAGTAAATATATAGATAAATGGCTATTAACCTGTAAATCAAACCTGAGAAAGCCAATGAACACTATAGGAagagtgaacaaggtgcaaactTTGATCCGGAAAAAGTCTACAATAGAAAGAACCAGGAACAGCTGAAACGAAGCAAGGGCTGAAGTGTTTCCCCTTATCCTTCTTAAGCTTTGCATAAAAATCAGGCAACAACTTGAAAAGGGTATTGAAATCATTTCCAAAGAGGTCATTTAAGCATACTTCAAACTGTGGTGGTTTATAACGATTTTCTTTACACACCTCGATGACTATATCCATTATGTTAGATATAACCAATAGTGTATTTTTACTAGAAGAGCATCCCAAATCTGCTATCTTGAAACACTGACCCAAGAATAGATCATGATTGCTAATACCTTTGATTATATGCTCTAGGATGGGTAGCGCTTTTCGTATAACAGTTTCCTGGAAAGAGAATATCAACATGCATATCACTTCATGCACATATAGTTAAATTAACTAGTTGTGAGTGAATAGTTGCACTACTATTAGTTAACAATAGTTGTTGAAGTCATGTAGAATCCTATTCAGATTTTCGATTTCAAATGCCTGAACTACATCTTGTTTAAATTTTAGTTTTTGAAATGTTACTTTTACTATTTTGATGTGTAACTGTAATTTTGAATGTTCATACAAATGGATCGTTGGTAGCAGTTGCCAACATAAAACAAGTTTCAAGCAGTGGCGGACTTAAAGTGTTagtaggggtagcacgggctaccctCAACCCCATCTACGTAGTGTAAAAATAACCCTTAACTCTATTTCGGTAGTGTAAAAATACCAGTCAACTTCGTTTCTTAAAAAATATTAGGATACCCCTAACCTTTTGGGCTAGTTCCGTCACTGGTTTCAAGTAAGAAATCCACCAAGTCCATGTAGCATAGAGTCATAGACCATAATTAGTACGGATGCCAAATGCTTGATTCATAATTGTTATATTTATTACTGCAAATAACTTTTTATTGCGAATCTTATATCATATACTTgagtttgttttttttcttttactttagagttaaatgccattttaatCCCTGTAGTTTGGGCTagtttgccagtttagtccaaaggtttcatttttcacctgtgggtccaaaaaggtttcactgttgccattttagtccgctggttaacttcatccattatttctgttaacgagaagggggcgtttcggtcaatttatatggccgaattgcctttttagttaacagaattacatataaaatgaccgaattccCCTTCTGGTTAGcagaaaaaatgaatgaagttaaccaagtggattaaaatgacaacggtgaaacctttttggacccacaagagaaaaatgaaacttttggactaaactgtcaaaataGCTCAAACCACAGGgcctaaaatggcatttaactctttattttaGCATACagattaattttatttttctattaAGGAAGGCATTTGCATGTGGTTAGTTATTGACAAATTTATAGAACTTCTTTGTACTCATCTAGTCTGTGTTCTTAAAACCAGACTAGCCGGGTCGGTTATTTCCAACTGAAATGTTCTTCAAATAATCATACAATTTTGCTTCAACCAGGTTTAACCGCTTTTCAATTGATCAGACAGTTTTACTTCAAACCGGACCTGCCACCGCTTTTCAAATATCAGACAATTTTTCTTCAAACCGGACCTACCACCGCTTTTCATATAATCAGACAGTTTTGCTTCAAACAGGGTTTAACCAGTTTGAACCAGATTTTAAGAAGTTATGCTTGTTTTAATTTGTAGTGGGAAAAACTTTAGATTTCTCTCCTGGGTGTCGTTGTGGAACATCTTAAGGCATTTATGAAGAGGTAAGAAGGTTGAAAAGTTTTGAAGTAGCTAGGCTATGTGTGATATGGAAATTTTTAAAGGAAAAATCATAGAAATATCAGTTCGGTCTCGAaccaatattatatatatatttaagaagGCATCCTTAAATAAATTTATTAAATCTAGTCCCGCCATAGAAATATCAGTTCGTGATCGGTATCTTATCGAACCGATAAATAATTTTTTGATCAGGCAAATTATATATGTACGCGCACATACATCCAACGTGTATTTGATTTCCAACAAATAATTGTTTTTCTTCAAAATATTGACTGTATATGATGTTTTTGTTAATTTATGCAATTTATAATTTTGTATATGACTTTTAATTacaatattattaattatttaatattttttattccGCCTATGTAGTACATTGGTTTCTAACCTAAGATATCGTATAAAGATAAGAAAAACTAATATCAGACCATTTTTATAACTTTATTAAAGGAGAAACAAtgatttttttatcatttttattttgattatTACAAGTTTATAATAAAAATACTGATGTAGCTAGGATcagatcgggtcgggtcggtCAGATAGGGAACCCTGTATATCAACGGTTGAACACTATTAAGCCTCTTCCAAGTTGGCTAGCCGGTTAGGGCGGTTGCCAAGTGTTAAGCTAAGGGATTTTTAAACCATGGATCACAGATGTATAACAAGCGTGTAAAAGAGAGTAATAAGAGAGCTCACCTGAAGTAACGAGTTACTAGCATAACTCGATTTCCCATCGCCTGTATTCATGTGTAGGATGCTTGCGACTTCCATGTCTATTGTTCCTCCGTATTTCTTTAGCTGCTTCCTGGACTCTATTAGTTGTATTGGATTATAGTTCCTGCTTCCACATATGTAAAATCATTTATAACTCTCACATAGTCACATGTCATTACTGGGTTCTCTGGATCTAAAAGTAGtagtaataatattattatttcagAGACAGCTAAGGCATTTTACTATTTAAAGGAAGGCGCATACGCATTTACTTCAAACAAATGAATTATAGGATTTCAAAGGCTACAAATTATCAAATGTTCATGTTTTCACGTGAATAGACGCACGCATACCAACACACTCATAAATACATAGACATAAGGGGACCCGGGGTGGGGGTCATTTTGTGCGTGATAGATTTTTTCCATGCGTGGAAAATGCAAACAAACCATCGCCACCCAACAAAATTAACGCGTGAATCTTAATTCGTGTGATAAAATTGACGCGGTGATAAATGGAACATGTGAGaggtgtgagggtttattgttgggtgttgtgagtgatgggcaTTTTCTCTAAAAaagtttgtgagtgatggaataatgatTTATAACATGGTGGaaattgattggatgttgtgagtgataaatGGGTGGTGAGTGATAACCACCTCTACCCCCTTAAAAACAATCATTTTTTTAAACAAGCAAGGTGGGAATTTTTATTAGCCTGcagggtgtgggataaagcccctTCACACTATAGCGCCCCCTCCTTTAACCAATCCCTCCTCGTTCTTCGCGATTGAAGCTCGTTAACATGATGGAGCCCATCAATGGCGCCCCGAGTTAATTTTGTGGGTGTGTGACGATGGCGCCTCCAGACGCTATAGGGGATGAGCTGGCCCTGGTGGCGCCTCCATACCCTCCAGCCTTAATAACCAACAAACTATCCAGGCGCAACTAGCAAGATGCTAGAAAGGACTTGGGACATTACAACAGTTATCACCAAccatgtttacatcaaatttttTCCAACTGTTTAATGTCATCGATCTCCATCTTGCTCTATGCTTCATCCACAGGTAAGTGGTCTCTTTTACCTCCTCCATTATTTTTGTTGTTCACTACAAGAAAAAACTCCTATAGGGAGGACATCTATAGGGACAACACAGGTCCTTTCTATAGATCaccctatagagacgacatgtcgtctctacaGGTTAAAAAGGCTTATAGAGAGGACATGTCCTCCCTACAGGCCAAAAAAATATCGTCCCTATAAGATCTTTTTCTTGTAGTGGTTTGTATGTAGATCTCATTGAAAACCATTTAGTTCCTACACACCAGATGGCCCACAGCACCGTCATGATCACACTTATAATTCCCTTTTTGAAGTTTCTTATCGATCTGGAGTTCATATGCCTTTTCGCACAGCTACTTAACCGACGACACAGTTGCTAAATCTGGGCCTCTAAATCATACAATGGTAATTAAGTTTCTGAAACGTTAGATAAAGTTAAGGTTTGGTTATTTGGACACCCTCTAATTTATTTCGACATCCTGGGTGCCCTATCTATATGCGTCGTATAGGGTTCATTATTGCGACACAAAATGTAATAACGTTATATATATTGAATAACACGTAAGTGACGGGAATATCACACCTGATTGGTTTCAAAAGAAACATCTTGGAGGTTCTTCTTGGTCGTTAGCACATTCCCCGTCAAGTACAAACCTCTACATCGTACTTATACCTTGTGTATAGGGCTAAACGTGTCGTATAGATAATGTACTAAATGTGTATGAAACCCTAAACGAAACGTGTAGCCCTATACGCATAGGAGGTGTCCAGCCAAAAAAAGGTTATCTAAATACCATCAACCTAAAATTATTCAAACTTTTTTTCAAAGCTACTCAACTACTAGGTGCTCTCTAAAATCTAAATACCTACTTGCATTTAACTTATATTAATGTTCATTTACACTGGTGTTCGACATTCTTCAACTGAAAATTATTTAAGAACTAACAAGACACTTTTTATGTATGTTTAATTAAGGTATATTATAAGTATACTAACTAACCAACGGACTTGTAGGCTGTAGCCAGG comes from the Helianthus annuus cultivar XRQ/B chromosome 4, HanXRQr2.0-SUNRISE, whole genome shotgun sequence genome and includes:
- the LOC110937826 gene encoding benzoate carboxyl methyltransferase, whose amino-acid sequence is MEVASILHMNTGDGKSSYASNSLLQETVIRKALPILEHIIKGISNHDLFLGQCFKIADLGCSSSKNTLLVISNIMDIVIEVCKENRYKPPQFEVCLNDLFGNDFNTLFKLLPDFYAKLKKDKGKHFSPCFVSAVPGSFYCRLFPDQSLHLVHSSYSVHWLSQVPDGLESNALNIYMAKTSPPNVFEAYGEQFKTDFTKFLQIRAEEIVCGGRMVLTFVGRSVVDPSSDESCRLWELLAQSLLDMVKEGLVRELDIKSFNVPIYYPCEDEVRNVIQNEGSFSLERSTTFHVNWDPQDMDYKNLNDFDGPSQIHGENTAKAVRAFTEPLLTSHFDKSIIDELFKKYKKHVAKHLCNTKTRFFNFVISLAKK